The genomic segment TCTTTGTGTTTCTTTGGCGGTTACCTTATTTGGAAACTCGGGTGACCGTGAGGAATGCGACAATCCTCGTGGCCGTCGATCGGCTCGATTTCGGTTTCGCGCAGTTCCCCGTTGTGCATTATCGGCCTTCCGAGAAACTCACCTCGCGCGCCGGACGGTCCTCCGATCCAGAGCAGGAGAAGCGCAAACGTGTCCAACCACAGCGAGATCGGCAACTCGGCAAAATCTCGCCACCGGCTCCAGAAAGCAACGCCccacttcattttgttttgctgcaGGACAAACACATGGAAGAAATgcacatttgggggggggggaggatatTCAATTACATGGCACAGTTTGAAGACTCAATTATTCCACATTCAATTGATTTTGTTTCAGTATCGTTcttgtttgtcattttatttaatacacAGTTTTGTAGAAACCTTTCTGATAATAGTGATTACTGATCGTGAAAAGTGACTTATTGTTGCACTACAAATTATTTGTAAACCTGTAAAGTAATAAAAGGGACGCCACTTCTTACACTCAACGCATAGGACACTTGATTATTGATTATTACTCAACAGGAAGTGACGGAATCCATACATACATGGACACTTACTGATTCAAGAGGAGTATTTCGTATTAGTATATTGTTAAGAACCAAAGGTTTTCCTCAGCAGGATTAACGGACATAAAAAAAGGCTGCAGATGAAACTCACCCACAGCGGTCAGACGGCAGCGTGAAGTGACTGTCGGCGAGCGCGGGGAGTGAGGAATTTTGCAGGTGACGCCCTCGAGCGGAGAGCAACGAGTGATGGAAGTtgcgtccccccccccctcccgggGACTCGCTCCAGACGAGGAAACAGCGACCTCCGGCGGCCACTGGCGCGTATTGCGGCCGTTCGAGCGCACGTTCCGCCGCTTCGAATTATCGATTCAAACGCAAATCGGATGCGATCAACGTGTTTTATGATTCGCACAATTACAATCGGGGCCAAAATAAGACCTTGCATTGAATTTGCAGAACAAAATTGCTAAAagtgagaaaataaataacaaaataaattaaacgcACAGGGCAACAGTACGCAAACACAAAATGATTGCCAGAGGTgctgaagtggaaaaaaacgcAAAGCCATTTCCATACAACTATAAAGAAATTTACAAACATTTCGTCTTCGTCCTTCTGTTCACTTTCTGTGCAATATACTGAAACGTCCACCACGTGGCGCTAAAGTCTCCGTTGGACCTTCGCTCCTGGAGTTGAAAACTTCCGCTCGTTCGTCTTGGCTTATCCTAAACAAGACAAATGAAAGCACTTTCCGCTTTTTCAAAAGACAAACGGAGAACCTCAAGCCCCCAAAGTCCTTTCCTTTTGTAACAGAAAAGCAACCGATACTACCAAGAAACCTTCTGCAACTTAAAGCTTCATACAAGGCTACGTGAAGTGCTGTTAGGGTTCGGGTGCGAGCAAAGTTGGTGAATGGAGATGATCCCGTCGGGAAGTCGGGCCATCAGACGCGCCGGAGTCCCTTCCGACTTCGGAAATGTTCTCCCTGCTcgcaagacaaaacaaaacagggaaCAATCAGTGCAGTTAGTCTTGATGTTCTTGTTTCAATTGCAATTACAAAAGGTCACTGTAAAGTCAAAAATAAACGTCTTCTAAATTTGTCACAAACCACAGAGAGGCGTTGTCAGCAcgcctgccaaatttgatttaaaaataaataaaatcataatatgaaatgaggcttcaaaattggggggaaaaaataataataaatagtcacctgtcaatcaaataccgcACAATGTACCTACACGTTCCCCACCACGGGGCGCTCGAAAGCGGTCACACTAGCGTGAGATCCCCGTCCGCCTGCCGGCCGTCTAATCTGACTTTAAAGGAAGCAACACAACTCAAATATCTCACTCTTCTGCCGTCTTTCCGTGATGTGCGCGCACTCGgggccgacaacgaggcactctaaaccCATCGCGCCAGCGGACTCTCCAAACGGAAGAGGAATTTGGGGGGGTTTATGCAGAGCTCGTTAGCGAGGCGCACGACGCAAAATCGTGACAACTGAAACGGTGAAAAGCGGTTTAACGTTAAATCTTCATCATTGAGTGCGACGTGCCGTCTCGCGGAAAAGCACCGGCCCGCTGTTCaaaggctcgctgttcagggcgtccgCATATCCAATCGCTATTTGGGACGGACGTCACGTTGCATCCGATGTCGAAAGATCACGGTGTCGCCGCTACCGTTTCGGCGGTGCGACTTTCACGATCCTATTTCCGATCGAACTGTAATACGCTCACCTCTTCCGTGTCCTCGTCAGTCTTCTGACGACGCCGAGGAATACGAGCGCCGTCACGCCGAGCACAGCGAGCACCATGAGAATAATTTGCCCTGTCGAAGACAGTCCTCCACCTgcccaaataaaaaacattttaaaaaggcgaGCACAAGTATGTTGACCTTTTCTcacttttaattaaaacaaaacaaacacagctGTTCATTTGGTCTTTTTGATCAGGAATGTGAAAGAGAAAGtcaacatttgaaatgtcatcCCCTTTCGCTTTCATTCTGTGTCacagtcacccccccccccccccccccccccccccagatatGCAGGACACGGGATTAGATGTCCGCAAATTGCACCCACCATCCACTGACAGCTTCGATTAGAAATCGACTCACCGACACCACGGAAACACGCCTATccgtgtttttttggggggggttttgAGAAGTCACAGCGACGGCTGGCGACATACCCGCTCGTAAGTCAAAGGCGCCACTTTTGGATGCGATCGTCGGAAGCGGGCACTCGGACCCTGCGGGTTGTTCCGGCCTTAGCGACACACATACCGGTCTCCCCCGCCTCGTTCTCCGAGCCGGCATTCCAGGCAAACGGGACCCTCTCCGTCCTCTCCGCCCGACTCCCGCTCCGCACCGCGCAGTCCGCGTGGCCCCGCCAGCTCTGCGACACACGCAGCGTGACATTCTGAGCGCTGGTGAACGTGCCGTCGTCGTTGGCGAGCGCGGTGGCCGCCGGCTGCTGCAAATCGGCGGCGTCGGGCGTGAAGCGCCAGCGGATGGCGGGTGCCGGTTTCCCCGTGGCAGAGCAGCTGAACACAACCGAGGCACTCCCGTCCGCGAGCCCGCTGCCGGGATGGTACACCTTTGCTTTCACTTCAGATATTCCTGCAAAATTGGCAGAGTCACACGGGTCAAACGACAAATTGCCCACGAAGGGCCTCCATTTCCGTCGACGGCTTCAGCGTAGAAACGTGCGCGTCTCGATTGTCTTTCAATCGCCTATCCGGCAGACCAAATAGGCGATTCGGCATATCAGCGCAGCGAGTGTGAGCCTCGGGACTTTTTGGTGCCAGAACGTCTGCCGAAACCTGCGCCCAACTGGGACCGCGGGATTTTGGTGAATCTGACTGGGGCACGCAGACACGCCAGACCCTTAATGGCGGGGCGGAAACGAACAATCGTCGGATGATCTATCGACACACGAGGTCATGGGTTTTACCGTGCacggtgaggcagatctgctttCTTTTGGACTCTCCCGGGTAGATGTTGAAGATGCAGATGTAACAAAATTCATCTGCCCACGTGACATTCTTTAGGGTGAGGGACGCCGAGCTGAGCGACGTCTCAGTGAGAACCGCCTTCTCCCGGTAAGGCTCGTTGACGTGCTGTCCGAACCTCCTGCTGTAGGACGCCAAGTTCTCAACGGAATGATCCCGCAGGCGCCTCTGCCACGTGACCTGCTGCACGCCTGAAGGCGAAATCCGAATGGTCTCATTTGAAATTGAACGCATTGGCGTGACACTGGAGGCGAACGTAAGAATTGTTGATGCGCGATGACAATGCAAAGGATGTActttcacattcagtttgaaGCGACGTGAAATTTGGCCAACTGAACCTTTCTGGTCGTGCAGCTCGCACTTGAAGTGTGCATCCTCGCCATACTCTGCCGATGTGTCCCCAAAGGCGCTCATCTGCGGGCTGCCGGCTGCAACACAAAATGTTGGTAGTTGCGGGAGGGCGGAGAAGCGCAACGTCGAGCTCCCGCTTGCGCTCGCGACTCACCCTGAAAGAGCAAAGTGACGAGGAGCAGCTGCTGCAGCATCTTGTTGAGAAGATCTTTTTCGGTTTCGTTTCTGCCGCTTTTCAATTGACAGCTGCGGCGCAGCATGTGACGCATTACATCATGATATAATCAACACACGACCGTGGTTAATGATGGGGTTGGAGCCACACGTAAACAGCATTTATTCTACTGAAATGTACAATCGTGCTCATATGGGGATTATGAGGGTGCGCTGGGACTGTGTGAATTCCTGCGTCTTTTATTTCGAATTTATTTATCGTCCCTTTGCGTTTCCTCTGACAAGAGCGCTGAAAAGGCTTCAAGCACGACGCAAATATTTGGTCAAACGTGTCCCGCTGTCTTCATCGCGTTTGGAATAAAGTACACTTAAGTAGAGTATTGTGCTGGGAAAATGGACGACATCGACACGAGCTTCCCCTCTGAGCAACAACTCAGCTAATGGGAAACAAAATGGGAAATTAAGCGCTGCGGGCGTTTTGTTGAGTTACAATATTCTACAAGTTTATCAAAGATAATAACTGGAACGTTGACGCGAAAGATCTGCCAGCGCTCCGAAtaaccgacgtgcctacgtggcgaccATGTTGGAAAGGGCGGCGTTCCCATAGTAGGCAATCCATGGGCATTGAAATGAAGTAGTCACTTGCTCATTTCCCAATCGATTCTCATGAGagttactgttttgtcaacgccaaagcgtgtgctatcaatacGTAACATTTTTTTCGTAATCCTTGGTCTTTCGGTTATCTTGTCGTCCACACCCATGCAATACGCTTGCCGGCTTTGACCTCAGtcctagcttagcgtcgccgtGGGCACGGAGCTACAAATGGGCCTGTCGTATCAAGCTCACGGATCTGTGGTGTTACATAGTAGTCTTGCGTTTATATTGTTGTTCGCGTAACAGCCTCTGGGAGGCGCTAAATAAATTATGATCCCGTTGCTTAGCCGCAAAGGCTGCTGGGAAATGTATTCAAACGGAGACGCGTCGAACTCAAATCCATATATAAAGGTCAGCTGTGAGGTATTCAGCAAAGTGTTACCTTCCGCATGTCGCCGTGGTTTATTTGGAGTTTAAGGGGTGAATGCGTCTCCGTTTGGAACATGCGAGCGTTCACTGCAAACAAGTAGCCTGGTTGTCACTGTGTTCGGTAGCGTTAGCCACGCTAGCTGGCTTTTTCGGCTCGGTTTTCTACCAAATTCCTCCTCGGGTCGTGCCGTTGTCTGCTGTGAGGCACTGAAGAGCACGCATGGTAAGGAAGAGCAGCGACTGGCGCGTCGCTTTGGTTTCAGAAGTTGATGGGCAGATCACTGGGGAACGCCATTTTTTATTGACTTTAGGTCCGGCAACTCCTTTGAACTAATCTCACTTTTTCTCTATCTCGTCAAGTTTTTGgagcaaatgtaaataaagcACTAGGATGGAATAGTTAGAcgttttgaaaacaaacaaaaaaacaacaacgcataaaccaaaatggaacttacaacggtatgcccatggttacaaggttaagagaaaaagGCAGCACAAAtgctcttaattcctactatgcgagctttctgtttgcagctCTTGACAGTACTGAGCTACTGTCTCGATGGTGAccgcacaaacaagttgccacgcaGCTGGCAAGTCTAACGACAGCTAATCGATGGGATTTTGCTGATGTGGAGGAGAAAAAACTTGATGTGCTAAAAAATTTGGGAATCAGcgtgccaattttagttttaatcagcgtAAAAATCGAAGTcaacagcaattttttttcaaattgctcCCCAGTGTAATGATCATCCTCTCGCATTGAACTGCTCCTCTTCGTTGGGACCAAaaaactcaagacaaataatTCAAAGTCCGgtggcaacacacacaaaaacgtaaTTCTTGTCAGCGGGTTtattgcacacaaaatggaCACAACCATGTCTTGGATTGAGAAAAGGGGAAAATGATCACATCAGAGACCAATCAAGTCAAAAGATGGATAAATGAGGCCATAGAAATAAGAAGGCCAGGGGGCATACGCACACCTGCCACGCCATTCTTCGGCGGCAGGCACCATCATGTTGGGGAATTTGGCTTTGAAAGTTTCTTCTGTTGTGAGACACGTGACCGCAGGAAGCGCTGACGGCTCCGACGAAGGCTGAAAGCGTCAGCTCAAAGTCTTAGCCGGGAAAAAGAGCTGCTCTTTACCCCCAAAATATTTGTCTCAACACAAGGAAACTGAAGGGGGAAAGCGAGCCGGAGCAGCCTCACGGATGAGCATTTTGACTTTCGGGCTCATTTAATGCTCATCGTCTGAAAGAGTTAATCAAAATGACAATCGGCGACTAACTCCACACGACCCCTCGTCTGTCTCATTTGCTGTCTGTGCGAATCGGGGTCATCGGCGCGGCCACGTCACGATGTGTTTAAGAGCAGTTTGGAAAAACGGAGTTCGAAGGCAACTGGATTGTTTTAATGGctgcaaaatgtgtgtgtgtggggggggcagATTAAGATTCCCCTTCCCCGCTTAACTAAACCCTGCTGCACTTTGATGAAGTGCTGACATTCAACTGCACTCTTAATCTTAAATCCCTTTCTAAATTAAATTAGGATATTTCATGTGCATGTTGTAAATTGGACTCAAGTCCTGCAATGAAATTGCGGGATTATATCGTTTCATAGTTTGGAATGCAGacgtggcaaaagtactcgcaCTGCActtaaagtagaagtactgattcaactcctttttacaaagtcaaaattacagACTGAAGGAAATGTGCCAAAGTGCAAAAGTATAACACACTTTTTAACTGTCACTGATCTACAATATCGGACACATTTTCCGGTCTCGCCTGACTTGACAAGAAGTAGCCCGATGATCGTAAAAGGCAGGATACGTTGGTATCGTAACACGTCGTGCGGTGCCGCTTTGCCGGTGTCCGAGATGCGGGCAAATTTGGTGGCAGTAGTCTGACCTCGTGCCGTCGCGAAAGACCTCATTTGTCTTCGAGTCTGAAATAAGGGCGCGGGTGGGCGATATCTTGGTTCCCCGAATCTGCTGCGTCGGCGTCATTGTTCACGATCCCTGcgtcacatttttgtcatgttgtcatCCGTGGCATTTGAAAAAAGCAGCAggtctattttgacaaagtaaggagtagaaagtaccgACATCGGTTTTCAAATGGAGCGAGCACGAGTGAAAAGTCGTCCAGAAAAAGTAAAGTACAAATGCAAAATCCACTGATGTttagtaacaaagtatttgtacttcgttacttcccacCTCTGTCTGCTTGTAAACTGTGTTGACCTCAACTTCCCCTCCTCGGCAGGAGGACGTTGGCGCTCAAATGTCCCGGTTTTGCAGCCCCGTCTACAGTCGATACTGGCGGCACTACCGGCAGGCCGCGGCCTGGCACCAGCGGCACTGGCGAGCCTACCGGAAGGCCTGCCGGGCCGCTCACGGCCCCGTCTGGCGTCCCGGCAGCCGAGAGCGCTATGCGGACTGGCGCCCGGACGAAAGGGACGGCGAAGAAGGGGCGAGTAGTTCGGACGACGAGATCGAGTGCGACGTCAGTAACATGGAGATCAGCGACGAGCTTCGGGAGTTTTTTGCCCAGACTGAGAAACACAGACGGGAGTTAAGTAAGTGGAGTTTTTCACTGGTCGTCTTTAATAGCATCATTGTCGAGGTGTTTCAACTCGGGCTTTCATGAACAATTATTTTAgtcatcgattaatctgtcGGTTAATCGGTTAAAAACATTCTTTAATTTCCATTCCTTTATTCGAGGAatggaaattattatttggattcaacacaaagataatttgtcagaaatctgagaatatttacagttGACAGGCTGAAATTCTGCAATGTgtctaaatgaaaataaataaaatatacttgTGTACGCCGGCACGGCGatcgactggtcagcacatctgcctcacagttctcgggaccggggttcaaatcccggccccgcctgttcggagtgtgcatgttctccccgtgcctggctggcttttctccgggcactccggtttcttcccacatcccaaaaacatgcgcggtcgactctaaattgctcgtcgGTTTGagtgtgggtgtgaatggtcgttgttttttttttgtttttttatatgtgccaccggttcagggtgtaccccgcctctcgcccgaagatagctgggacgggctccacCATGCCGGCGATCGGCGTGAGAATAGTTTGTacgtgttgtgtatttaaaagaaacacAGCTGTGCGGTAGCAAACACTGAAAAACGGCATTAACGAAGACCATCAGTGTCGCAATGTTAGAAGCCTTTATGCAACGGATATTCGAAGATAGACGGTGGAGTGACATGTATACAGACAATATTGTCTATCAATATATTTAGCCTTCGATTAACCTGCCATGctgaaaacattttcagcacATATCTTGcaacatatttcatgtattccGAAAGAAAACACGGAAATGACTTTACAGTCCGTTTAGAGGGAGGTTCGGGCCTTCGTTTAGTGCGGCCCTAGCCTTGCCTGATGGAAAGGTCGTGccttgccgccatcttgtggccatCATTGGCAGTTGGGGGGGGGTCTCAGcgccacgtcccaaaaacagtgagctgctgtcagccacagctcacacgACGATTCGGCgaccccgcctcttaaaggcacgtGCTTGATGCGGATACAGTCTTTACTATACTGTGAATGCATTCAATTTGTTTGTCCTCAAATGAGTGTGTTCCAAAAGGTTTTTAAACGGGGTTTGGCTGCGGTCACCTTCCTGTCCCCGCAGGGGAGCGGCAACAAATGGAGGCCGAGCAGCAGGACGCCTACGTCCCGGCCGACCAGGACCCGCGCAGCGTCTCCCGCCGAGCCGGCGCGGCCCCGCCCGCCGAGCGgccgggcgagaggcgcgggGCCGAGATGAAGAAGCTGTACGGCGAGGATGCGGCCAAGATCCTGGCCATGGAGGCGGCCATGCAGCTCACCTTTGACAGGAACTGTGACCTCAAGCAGCCCAAGTACTGGCCCGTCATCCCGCTCAAACTTTAGTGCTCGCTCGATTTAAAAGCGAAAGTGGTTCAAGAGACTTCGGGGCGAGGTTCTGAACTTTGCGGCGATGTGAACGGATTGAAACAAATGCCTCCTTGTCTGTTTGTCCTCACccctttttgtttccccccccagcGAGCTGGTCCCCATCTGTTCAGCCCCACGAGAACCCCTCCCCCACGGCTGCCTTCAATGGTTGCAGCGTTTATCTCTCTCTTATTTCTCTCGGCGGGCACGTACGCTGCAACCTGCCTTTTGACTTTCAAGTGTCTGTTTGAATAAAACCTGATGTGTTCACCTTTGCCGTGTTGTGAATTGTAAGTGCTACTTAAAATCGAGATGAACCAAAAGAATCATTAAGTATTAGGAAAAGTACAatataaatgtgatttattatCATTGGATCCGTTCTAATGTCCAACCATTTGTGTATTTTCGTCGGTTGGACAACGTTACAGCGTGCTTCGTGAGTTGGAAGAAAACAAACGTGTGGACGGCTTTTGGAAACATCGTGTTGAGTGTTGTGTTACGTTCCCGTGCTTTAAGCCTTTCAGCAACAGATTGAACACCAGCCTGtagacaaataaatatatatatatatatatatatattctttatcctctgtgcaGAACGACCACTATTAGTGTTGTACCGATGTATGTTTTCTGAGGTGCGATAGgatggagtgctattttccctCATTAACTAGAAATGACAACCTTTTTGGAATGGATTAGTTTCGtttttgtatctcaaggcaccactgtattcctTTCAGTTTGCCCTTTTGCCCACCCAACGTGGTGCCCTTGGGGAGGGTTAGTATGGCGCCCCCTCCATCTGTGATTTCTATACACTTACAAAAGAAAGCAAgttgtttttgccatttgtctGAGATAATGTGTCACCCAATTCGAAATCCATATATATTAAAAGCAATTGTAAATAGCTTATTATTATACTTGAATGTAGAAATTCAAACCCTAATGGACACATATAGTGCCGTCTgctattgtatttattttttttaattcgcaTATTCCATTCGTGAAATGTTGACGGGCAAATGTTTACTATGGCATGTGGGAATTGAAAGTTTTGgagtattaataataaaagtaatgtGCACTCTAATACAAAGTTAATACCTCCTTTTatattatacaaaaatgtattggaGGGGATTGGCGACGTATCGTGCAATGATTTATCATATGATTATATATGTTTCTACGTTTCACATATGCAATTCAAAGCGTGATACTTGAGCGAGGCGCAGGTATTGAATCTGTCCGCTTGAGGTCGCCATCCACACAGCTACACAAGCACATGCCTGTTGAAGGCAGGTGCGCTCTGCTTGAATGATGTGAACAGATTTGCTGCTTGAACTATTCGCACCAATCCTCGCACTGATAATCCTGGCAATACCGTCAGCCAAAAGCATTACGCGAACCCACAATTCATTGCGGGGATGTTCTCAACTGTAGTACCGTAGTTGTAGAGAAACAAGCTAAACCTTGCTCTTGACTTGCACATGTTCCTGTGGATATTGTTACGAGTGTGTGCATAAGCTATTCGTCGGTCTAAggttgtgaatttatttcataacaCTCTGACCGTGGCTTGGGTTTCTAAAAGTGGCTTACTGGGGATGTTCTTTGTATCCTTATGCAATTTGGTGACTTACCGAATGTATGAGTTGAGTTTAATCAGTAAGGCTTCatcttcaattcaattcaatgactAAAACTGCGTTCTACCATCTGacgaacatatccagagtgaaggctcgcatgtgtcaagcagaccaggagaagctcatccatgcttttatctcaagtagacttgactattgt from the Phycodurus eques isolate BA_2022a chromosome 1, UOR_Pequ_1.1, whole genome shotgun sequence genome contains:
- the gemin8 gene encoding gem-associated protein 8 isoform X1, which codes for MYSNGDASNSNPYIKEDVGAQMSRFCSPVYSRYWRHYRQAAAWHQRHWRAYRKACRAAHGPVWRPGSRERYADWRPDERDGEEGASSSDDEIECDVSNMEISDELREFFAQTEKHRRELRERQQMEAEQQDAYVPADQDPRSVSRRAGAAPPAERPGERRGAEMKKLYGEDAAKILAMEAAMQLTFDRNCDLKQPKYWPVIPLKL
- the LOC133412373 gene encoding nectin-4-like isoform X1, whose protein sequence is MRHMLRRSCQLKSGRNETEKDLLNKMLQQLLLVTLLFQAGSPQMSAFGDTSAEYGEDAHFKCELHDQKGVQQVTWQRRLRDHSVENLASYSRRFGQHVNEPYREKAVLTETSLSSASLTLKNVTWADEFCYICIFNIYPGESKRKQICLTVHGISEVKAKVYHPGSGLADGSASVVFSCSATGKPAPAIRWRFTPDAADLQQPAATALANDDGTFTSAQNVTLRVSQSWRGHADCAVRSGSRAERTERVPFAWNAGSENEAGETGGGLSSTGQIILMVLAVLGVTALVFLGVVRRLTRTRKRENISEVGRDSGASDGPTSRRDHLHSPTLLAPEP
- the gemin8 gene encoding gem-associated protein 8 isoform X2; translation: MERARVKSRPEKEDVGAQMSRFCSPVYSRYWRHYRQAAAWHQRHWRAYRKACRAAHGPVWRPGSRERYADWRPDERDGEEGASSSDDEIECDVSNMEISDELREFFAQTEKHRRELRERQQMEAEQQDAYVPADQDPRSVSRRAGAAPPAERPGERRGAEMKKLYGEDAAKILAMEAAMQLTFDRNCDLKQPKYWPVIPLKL
- the gemin8 gene encoding gem-associated protein 8 isoform X3, encoding MEDVGAQMSRFCSPVYSRYWRHYRQAAAWHQRHWRAYRKACRAAHGPVWRPGSRERYADWRPDERDGEEGASSSDDEIECDVSNMEISDELREFFAQTEKHRRELRERQQMEAEQQDAYVPADQDPRSVSRRAGAAPPAERPGERRGAEMKKLYGEDAAKILAMEAAMQLTFDRNCDLKQPKYWPVIPLKL
- the gemin8 gene encoding gem-associated protein 8 isoform X4 is translated as MSRFCSPVYSRYWRHYRQAAAWHQRHWRAYRKACRAAHGPVWRPGSRERYADWRPDERDGEEGASSSDDEIECDVSNMEISDELREFFAQTEKHRRELRERQQMEAEQQDAYVPADQDPRSVSRRAGAAPPAERPGERRGAEMKKLYGEDAAKILAMEAAMQLTFDRNCDLKQPKYWPVIPLKL
- the LOC133412373 gene encoding nectin-4-like isoform X2, which encodes MRHMLRRSCQLKSGRNETEKDLLNKMLQQLLLVTLLFQAGSPQMSAFGDTSAEYGEDAHFKCELHDQKGVQQVTWQRRLRDHSVENLASYSRRFGQHVNEPYREKAVLTETSLSSASLTLKNVTWADEFCYICIFNIYPGESKRKQICLTVHGISEVKAKVYHPGSGLADGSASVVFSCSATGKPAPAIRWRFTPDAADLQQPAATALANDDGTFTSAQNVTLRVSQSWRGHADCAVRSGSRAERTERVPFAWNAGSENEAGETGMCVAKAGTTRRVRVPASDDRIQKWRL